The Hyperthermus butylicus DSM 5456 genome includes a region encoding these proteins:
- a CDS encoding roadblock/LC7 domain-containing protein, with the protein MSMLPQILSSLINVPGVVGVFIISKDGFVIDKATSSVLNIDDDVLAAMITTAYGSVIQPGAELHIGEPEIVTMEYSNHYVLIVDAGEYILALLADRGRAILGRLRYELRRQAESIRMAART; encoded by the coding sequence ATGTCAATGCTGCCACAAATCCTATCCTCACTTATAAACGTGCCGGGTGTAGTAGGCGTATTCATTATAAGCAAGGATGGCTTTGTAATAGACAAAGCTACATCGAGTGTCCTCAACATCGACGATGATGTGTTGGCAGCAATGATAACAACAGCCTATGGTTCGGTAATACAGCCCGGTGCAGAACTACACATTGGCGAGCCAGAAATAGTGACCATGGAGTACAGTAACCACTACGTGCTAATAGTTGATGCTGGCGAATACATCCTAGCACTCCTAGCAGACCGTGGCCGCGCAATACTCGGCAGGCTACGCTACGAGCTACGCCGTCAAGCAGAGTCAATCCGAATGGCTGCACGTACATAA
- a CDS encoding radical SAM protein, translating to MLSRGYDPVRLAELVAERVAPWSGGMRLRRYYRFRRDRWYGGIVTGDVVGCNLRCRFCWAWRFTWTGYGRGVLLSPDEAAERLMRLARRTRVRQVRLSGGEPTVGWEHLLEVMEAVTGEGLHFVLETNGILIGAYEELARRLASFHGAGVEVRVSIKGTSEEEFYMLTGARPEAWRLQLRALKLLVDYGLEPGEEVYPAVMLSFTDERGVTRIKRLLYAIHPRLAENIDPEYVILYPHVVELMRRTGLRPRKAYRPDEVPPELV from the coding sequence ATGCTGTCTAGAGGGTATGACCCGGTTAGGCTCGCCGAGCTTGTTGCCGAGAGGGTTGCCCCGTGGAGTGGTGGGATGAGGCTCCGACGCTACTACCGGTTTCGCCGGGATCGCTGGTACGGCGGCATTGTGACGGGGGATGTTGTTGGCTGTAACCTGCGCTGCAGGTTTTGCTGGGCCTGGCGCTTCACCTGGACAGGCTATGGCCGCGGCGTGTTGTTATCGCCGGATGAGGCTGCAGAGAGGCTGATGAGGCTTGCGAGGAGGACGCGAGTTCGCCAGGTCCGGCTGTCGGGTGGCGAGCCCACAGTAGGCTGGGAGCACTTGTTGGAGGTCATGGAGGCTGTTACGGGGGAGGGACTGCACTTCGTCCTGGAGACCAATGGGATACTAATCGGGGCCTATGAGGAGCTTGCCCGGAGGCTGGCAAGCTTTCACGGTGCAGGCGTGGAGGTTAGAGTTTCGATTAAGGGTACTAGTGAGGAGGAATTCTACATGCTCACGGGAGCTAGGCCGGAGGCATGGAGGCTACAGCTCCGGGCGCTGAAGCTCCTAGTAGACTATGGGCTTGAACCCGGCGAGGAGGTGTACCCCGCCGTCATGCTGAGCTTTACCGACGAGAGGGGCGTTACGAGGATTAAGCGCTTGCTCTACGCGATACATCCCAGGCTGGCTGAGAACATCGATCCAGAGTACGTGATACTATACCCCCACGTCGTCGAGCTAATGAGGAGAACTGGGCTTCGACCCCGAAAGGCCTACCGCCCTGATGAGGTGCCACCAGAACTCGTATAG
- a CDS encoding 6-pyruvoyl trahydropterin synthase family protein — translation MFLVKACTMFSAAHRIEGHPRCGKIHGHNYRVCIVVREERPLQVDLDALEEWLERNVFQRFDHQYLNKVLAAPDKDEKLVVTSEELAVLIADMLEQAFPGRVEYVEVCETENLCIEYRPPRRGGFR, via the coding sequence ATGTTCCTCGTGAAGGCTTGTACAATGTTCAGCGCGGCTCACCGCATTGAGGGGCACCCGCGTTGCGGGAAGATACACGGCCACAACTACCGTGTCTGCATAGTGGTGAGGGAGGAGAGGCCCCTCCAGGTGGACCTTGACGCTCTAGAGGAGTGGCTGGAGAGGAATGTGTTCCAGCGCTTCGACCATCAGTACCTCAACAAAGTGCTCGCAGCCCCAGATAAAGATGAGAAGCTTGTTGTCACTAGCGAGGAACTCGCAGTACTCATAGCCGATATGTTGGAGCAGGCTTTCCCTGGGAGGGTAGAGTATGTCGAGGTCTGCGAGACGGAAAACCTCTGCATTGAATACCGTCCTCCGCGTCGTGGAGGTTTTCGCTAG
- a CDS encoding 7-carboxy-7-deazaguanine synthase QueE produces MSRSARRKTSALNTVLRVVEVFASIQGEGPFTGTYSVFVRLAGCNLRCPFCDTRYAWSLEAGKPLGVEELVEEIARYEPSLVVITGGEPLLQRHPLNSLVEGLESLGLRVQLETNGILPAPARDEQLWRVYHVVSPKDVPVRVPGAKLHPSWVDYARATGRAWFKFLVANEQHVREVAEYVAKLGIPRSRVYIMPLTPEKLDMKELLELHSRIASLAVKWRLNFSPRLHLLVQLP; encoded by the coding sequence ATGTCGAGGTCTGCGAGACGGAAAACCTCTGCATTGAATACCGTCCTCCGCGTCGTGGAGGTTTTCGCTAGTATTCAGGGAGAGGGCCCCTTCACTGGCACGTACAGCGTCTTCGTACGGCTCGCAGGGTGCAACCTCCGCTGCCCCTTCTGCGACACGAGGTACGCCTGGAGCCTCGAAGCCGGAAAGCCACTAGGGGTGGAGGAGCTGGTAGAGGAGATAGCTAGGTACGAGCCGAGCCTAGTAGTGATAACTGGTGGGGAGCCCCTGCTCCAGAGACACCCACTCAACAGCCTCGTAGAGGGGCTGGAGAGCCTGGGGCTCCGCGTCCAGCTGGAGACCAATGGTATTCTCCCGGCGCCAGCTAGGGATGAGCAGCTCTGGAGAGTGTACCATGTTGTTTCGCCAAAGGATGTACCGGTACGCGTGCCTGGAGCAAAGCTCCATCCCAGCTGGGTGGACTACGCGAGAGCGACCGGGAGGGCGTGGTTCAAGTTCCTAGTGGCTAACGAACAGCATGTGCGAGAGGTAGCAGAGTACGTGGCGAAGCTAGGTATTCCTAGGAGCCGCGTCTACATAATGCCGCTAACGCCCGAGAAGCTGGACATGAAGGAGCTGCTAGAGCTGCACAGTAGGATAGCAAGCTTGGCGGTAAAGTGGAGGCTAAACTTTAGCCCGAGGCTACACCTCCTCGTACAGCTACCCTAG
- a CDS encoding NAD(P)/FAD-dependent oxidoreductase — MAEQTGQTVGRSVEGEVERHDVIIVGAGMAGLTAALYLARQGVDVLVVSRDLGGQLMQATIIENYPGIEAVKGPELAMRVEKQARTFGAKFRYGEQIVRIDKLEDGTFLLESNRGRRYQAEVVILAFGKTPKRMNIPGEDEYDGRGVSYCTICDGPLFRGRNTAVVGIGDQGLEAVALLAGLCPKVYYVTPTKLFGEPDLIARIKSAPNVEILEEHEPVKVLGDGKRVTGLVVRNKKTGEEKTLDVEGIFVELGYEARTEFVKHLVDLNENGEIITGKLGETRTPGLFAAGDVTDVPFKQAIISAGDAAKAALAAFNYLQKRRGRNVTIRVTGRRLVGLSQKRR, encoded by the coding sequence TTGGCCGAGCAGACTGGGCAGACGGTAGGACGGTCCGTTGAGGGTGAGGTTGAGAGGCACGATGTTATAATAGTCGGTGCCGGCATGGCGGGGCTGACGGCGGCGCTCTACCTTGCAAGGCAGGGTGTTGACGTGCTGGTTGTGAGCCGCGATCTCGGTGGCCAGCTTATGCAGGCAACTATTATCGAGAACTACCCGGGGATAGAGGCTGTTAAGGGACCAGAGCTGGCAATGAGGGTTGAAAAGCAAGCTAGGACCTTTGGTGCAAAGTTTAGGTATGGTGAGCAGATAGTCAGGATTGACAAGCTCGAGGACGGCACGTTCCTCCTTGAGAGCAACCGGGGTAGGAGGTACCAGGCGGAAGTGGTCATACTAGCTTTTGGCAAGACCCCGAAGAGGATGAACATACCCGGCGAGGATGAGTACGATGGTCGTGGCGTAAGCTACTGCACCATCTGCGACGGTCCACTATTCCGCGGCAGGAACACAGCTGTCGTGGGCATAGGGGATCAGGGTCTTGAGGCGGTTGCGCTCTTAGCAGGGCTCTGCCCCAAGGTCTACTACGTGACTCCAACCAAGCTCTTTGGAGAGCCAGACCTAATCGCTAGGATAAAGTCTGCACCCAACGTGGAGATCCTTGAGGAGCATGAGCCGGTAAAAGTGCTAGGTGATGGGAAGAGGGTTACCGGCTTAGTGGTACGCAACAAGAAGACTGGCGAGGAGAAAACCCTGGATGTCGAGGGGATATTTGTCGAGCTCGGCTACGAGGCTAGGACAGAGTTTGTAAAGCACCTAGTAGACCTCAATGAGAACGGCGAGATAATAACTGGCAAGCTCGGCGAGACGAGGACGCCAGGGCTATTTGCGGCGGGCGACGTTACCGATGTACCGTTCAAGCAGGCCATTATCTCCGCTGGCGACGCTGCCAAGGCGGCACTAGCAGCGTTCAACTACCTGCAGAAAAGGCGTGGCCGTAACGTCACGATAAGGGTGACTGGAAGAAGACTGGTAGGGTTAAGCCAAAAACGCAGATGA
- the gcvH gene encoding glycine cleavage system protein GcvH yields MAGEIRVGDYLVLTDRRYTKSDEWIKEEDGVVTVGITDYAQKKLRDIVGVDLPEKGRRVQAGEAVASIESVKAAADVYAPVSGEVVEVNERLYDEPELLNRDPYGEGWMFKIKIEDRSELEKLLSPEEYAEKIRKEEGL; encoded by the coding sequence TTGGCTGGAGAGATACGTGTCGGAGACTACCTCGTCCTAACCGATAGGAGGTACACAAAGTCCGACGAGTGGATCAAGGAGGAGGACGGTGTCGTCACCGTTGGGATAACGGATTACGCGCAGAAGAAGCTACGGGACATCGTTGGCGTAGACCTGCCCGAGAAGGGTAGGAGGGTGCAGGCGGGGGAGGCCGTGGCGAGCATAGAGTCGGTTAAGGCCGCCGCAGACGTCTATGCGCCGGTCAGCGGGGAGGTGGTGGAGGTTAACGAGAGGCTCTACGATGAGCCGGAGCTGCTGAACAGGGACCCCTATGGGGAGGGCTGGATGTTCAAGATAAAGATTGAGGATCGCTCCGAGCTGGAGAAGCTGCTTAGCCCCGAGGAGTACGCCGAGAAGATCAGGAAGGAGGAGGGTCTCTAG
- the ndhC gene encoding NADH-quinone oxidoreductase subunit A has protein sequence MDYAAFTALLLTGIVLPVVMYFVYRVFEIVTRGPDRYFARFRYESGNPPKGLAWARVLYHYFGYVVLLVALEPIFIILYVFAVYSGASTWELLALSLAIIASIIPPLRYAVRYAEKREYWELEV, from the coding sequence TTGGACTATGCAGCATTCACGGCACTGTTGCTAACGGGTATTGTGCTGCCTGTCGTCATGTACTTCGTCTATAGGGTGTTCGAGATAGTCACCCGTGGACCCGACAGATACTTTGCAAGGTTCCGCTACGAGTCTGGCAACCCGCCCAAGGGGCTGGCATGGGCAAGGGTGCTCTATCACTACTTTGGCTACGTCGTGCTCCTTGTAGCGCTTGAGCCTATATTCATAATCCTCTACGTCTTTGCTGTCTACAGTGGCGCCTCTACCTGGGAGCTGCTTGCCCTAAGCCTTGCGATTATAGCTTCTATCATTCCTCCACTCCGGTACGCTGTCCGCTATGCTGAGAAGAGGGAGTACTGGGAGCTGGAGGTGTAG
- a CDS encoding NADH-quinone oxidoreductase subunit C, whose product MSVPLEQLAQKHGARIEKRTNYHALVVEPDRIREVVAELKNTGYDYLLSISGVDEPDAKRIRIVYHFARSSNPGDVVAVETVVPRDEPVIDSIHDVYPAALLHEREEHEMLGIVFRGNPDSRHLLLPEDWPEGVYPLRKDFKVVEESHMSTKPSKPVWILKPELKPKDEGEEKA is encoded by the coding sequence GTGTCCGTCCCGCTTGAGCAGCTAGCCCAGAAGCATGGTGCGAGGATTGAGAAGCGAACCAACTACCATGCCCTGGTAGTGGAGCCCGACAGGATAAGGGAGGTCGTGGCCGAACTCAAGAACACTGGTTACGACTACTTGTTATCAATCTCAGGTGTTGACGAGCCCGACGCTAAGAGGATAAGGATCGTCTACCACTTCGCCCGTAGCAGCAACCCCGGCGACGTGGTCGCTGTCGAGACGGTTGTACCCCGCGACGAGCCAGTGATAGATAGTATACACGATGTCTACCCGGCAGCGCTCCTCCATGAACGGGAGGAGCACGAGATGCTGGGTATAGTGTTCCGTGGCAACCCAGATTCCCGCCACCTGCTACTGCCGGAGGACTGGCCGGAGGGCGTCTACCCGCTCAGGAAGGACTTTAAGGTGGTAGAGGAGAGCCACATGTCAACAAAGCCGAGCAAGCCTGTATGGATACTCAAGCCGGAACTTAAGCCAAAGGATGAGGGAGAAGAGAAGGCCTAG
- a CDS encoding NADH-quinone oxidoreductase subunit D: MAQLELPGMLAREAGTREGYRLVELYIGPQHPASGHMRLIVYLDGDRIVRVDPDIGYVHRTMEKLSEIREWVRIVGLVERMTIIDSCNVTLPFVEAVEKLLGIEPPPRARYLRTILCEVNRIASHLYGLGLGGIFLNHSTMFMWAFGDREVFIHLATLLTGARLTHTYAIPGGVRRDLPQVFRDEFEKAKRYMLRRLKEYEDIFVKNPVVRGRLENVGVLPKHKAIELGVTGPNLRASGVVYDARLTGYAAYSELDFTPVVGEAGDALERILVRVEEIKVSLDLIEQALKRLPEGPFFHERFAKMVPPNMKHWFEKGRVKLPGGYVRLRPARGEILTRAEMGHGEITYYIVSKGEFKPYRVRIITPSFRNVILFMTLPVGHTLMDLPAIYGSIDYFPPESDR; this comes from the coding sequence ATGGCGCAGCTAGAGCTTCCAGGCATGCTCGCCAGGGAGGCTGGCACCCGTGAAGGGTACAGGCTCGTGGAACTCTACATAGGCCCCCAGCACCCGGCTTCTGGTCATATGAGGCTTATAGTCTACCTTGACGGCGACCGGATCGTGCGTGTTGATCCCGACATAGGCTACGTGCACCGCACAATGGAGAAGCTCTCCGAGATCCGGGAATGGGTTCGTATTGTAGGCCTTGTAGAGAGGATGACAATTATAGATTCATGTAATGTGACTCTCCCCTTCGTCGAGGCTGTAGAGAAGCTCCTTGGAATAGAGCCTCCGCCGCGTGCAAGGTACCTCCGCACGATTCTCTGTGAGGTAAACCGTATCGCGAGCCACCTCTATGGCCTCGGCCTCGGCGGCATATTCTTAAACCACTCAACAATGTTCATGTGGGCATTTGGCGATCGTGAGGTCTTCATCCATCTCGCAACACTGCTCACTGGTGCAAGGCTAACCCATACCTATGCGATACCTGGAGGTGTGCGGCGCGACCTCCCCCAGGTCTTTCGGGATGAGTTTGAGAAGGCCAAGAGGTATATGCTTCGAAGGCTAAAGGAGTACGAGGATATATTCGTCAAGAACCCAGTTGTGAGGGGAAGGCTGGAGAACGTTGGTGTCCTACCAAAGCACAAGGCGATAGAGCTAGGCGTTACGGGACCAAACCTCCGTGCCAGCGGCGTGGTATATGATGCAAGGCTTACAGGCTACGCAGCCTACAGTGAGCTGGACTTTACACCCGTCGTAGGCGAGGCTGGCGACGCGCTTGAGAGGATACTAGTCCGCGTAGAGGAGATAAAGGTAAGCCTAGACCTCATAGAGCAGGCGCTTAAGAGGCTCCCGGAGGGCCCGTTCTTCCACGAGCGCTTCGCCAAGATGGTTCCACCGAACATGAAGCACTGGTTTGAAAAGGGCCGCGTCAAGCTCCCTGGCGGCTATGTGAGGCTACGCCCAGCGCGCGGCGAGATACTGACAAGGGCCGAGATGGGTCACGGCGAGATAACATACTACATTGTGAGCAAGGGTGAGTTTAAGCCCTACAGAGTCCGCATTATAACACCGAGCTTCCGTAATGTCATACTCTTCATGACCCTCCCCGTCGGCCATACATTGATGGATCTACCCGCAATATATGGTAGCATCGACTACTTCCCACCCGAGTCGGACAGGTAG
- a CDS encoding NADH-quinone oxidoreductase subunit H translates to MLVDTLASALHLPTWLVRGVLAPLVYPGLAAIGVVALFILWAERKIAARVQMRVGPYYVSPQAGTAHSSCWQTACASCSRR, encoded by the coding sequence GTGCTCGTGGACACCCTCGCGTCAGCATTGCATCTCCCCACGTGGCTGGTAAGGGGGGTACTCGCTCCACTCGTTTACCCAGGCCTCGCAGCGATAGGTGTAGTAGCGCTCTTCATACTCTGGGCAGAGCGTAAGATAGCTGCCCGTGTCCAGATGCGCGTTGGCCCCTACTATGTGTCGCCACAGGCTGGCACGGCGCACTCCAGCTGCTGGCAGACGGCGTGCGCTTCATGTTCCAGGAGATAA
- a CDS encoding complex I subunit 1/NuoH family protein: MFQEIIVPFETERLAFAAAPILAFTIAVLPLTVIPGGPGVYGFTSPYSMLIAYALLSLTSIVILVMGWAASNKFTLIGAGREILTAIAGEVVLLASILPTALMYGTLDINEAVRAQMETGIIGLVANPVAALLYFLAAMLITDRIPFDLVLGEQEIVNGPYTEYSGFLYVLSMALDYAKLYALMMLFTDLFLGGWAPFTGEITGSLAVFLKTVVVMLIAVFLRSVYGRMRLDKMVSMFWGRFMPLAFAALILAVFVRSLYLG, translated from the coding sequence ATGTTCCAGGAGATAATAGTGCCCTTTGAGACTGAGAGGCTAGCATTTGCAGCGGCACCCATACTAGCCTTCACGATAGCAGTGCTGCCTCTAACAGTCATACCTGGCGGTCCAGGAGTCTACGGGTTCACAAGCCCATACAGCATGTTGATAGCGTATGCACTACTCTCCCTGACAAGCATAGTCATACTCGTCATGGGGTGGGCTGCCTCCAACAAGTTCACACTCATAGGTGCGGGCCGCGAAATACTCACAGCTATAGCTGGCGAGGTTGTACTTCTAGCCTCGATCCTACCCACTGCGCTAATGTATGGCACGCTAGACATCAACGAGGCCGTAAGGGCGCAGATGGAGACTGGCATCATAGGCCTAGTAGCTAACCCTGTGGCTGCGCTCCTCTACTTCCTCGCAGCAATGCTGATAACCGATAGGATACCCTTCGACCTTGTGCTAGGCGAGCAGGAGATCGTGAATGGGCCCTACACCGAGTACAGTGGGTTCCTCTACGTGCTATCCATGGCGCTCGACTATGCCAAGCTTTACGCGCTAATGATGCTATTCACCGACCTCTTCCTAGGCGGCTGGGCTCCATTCACTGGCGAGATCACTGGCAGCTTGGCGGTGTTCCTCAAGACGGTGGTGGTAATGCTCATAGCAGTATTCCTACGCTCGGTCTACGGTAGGATGAGGCTAGACAAGATGGTCTCAATGTTCTGGGGCCGCTTCATGCCCCTAGCCTTTGCCGCCCTCATACTTGCAGTATTCGTGCGCTCGCTCTATCTCGGCTAA
- a CDS encoding NuoI/complex I 23 kDa subunit family protein, producing the protein MSQSGQPGAGQTASSGVRVRRVSRPKAGIVSGHVSAISAALRRASKKPMTLMYPTVEEEKPQLFRGFILYDYDKCIGCSLCAQICPARAIKMYRVPGDKRLRPGYDVGRCIYCGLCTDICPTDALILSDRFDHVFEKLEDMIFDPIDWAQISKKIREEKPTRKRVRTLVDEEVGLRYEPIG; encoded by the coding sequence ATGAGCCAGAGCGGGCAACCCGGAGCCGGGCAGACGGCAAGCAGTGGTGTTAGGGTCCGCAGGGTTAGTAGGCCAAAGGCCGGCATAGTGTCGGGCCACGTCTCGGCGATCTCTGCGGCCCTGCGTAGAGCGTCGAAGAAACCCATGACGCTAATGTACCCCACGGTGGAGGAGGAGAAGCCACAGCTCTTCAGGGGCTTCATACTCTACGACTACGACAAGTGCATAGGCTGCAGCTTGTGCGCCCAGATATGCCCAGCCAGGGCTATCAAGATGTATCGTGTCCCGGGCGACAAGAGGCTAAGACCCGGCTACGACGTTGGGCGCTGCATATACTGTGGCCTCTGCACAGACATATGCCCAACAGATGCCCTCATCCTTAGCGACCGGTTCGACCACGTATTCGAGAAGCTTGAGGACATGATTTTCGATCCGATAGATTGGGCTCAGATCTCCAAGAAGATTAGGGAGGAGAAGCCCACGAGGAAGAGGGTTAGAACACTCGTAGATGAGGAGGTGGGTCTCCGGTATGAGCCTATCGGCTAG
- a CDS encoding NADH-quinone oxidoreductase subunit J yields MSLSASLESVLYYSVLLGSLATVAVGSIAAVRARKTIYSILGLVTLALGVSAVFALHGYTYLAVFILAIYVGAGVTLIALVVMVTGYYRIPVQHSPAKLLLAFIAAAALQAPVLVYGAAHNGPEAVMVDLRSVAADMFKCKICIVVIIITIASVLVEAIAIARGEARKSSQVEGKPTHSV; encoded by the coding sequence ATGAGCCTATCGGCTAGCCTTGAGAGTGTTCTCTACTACTCTGTACTGCTCGGCTCGCTAGCTACAGTGGCAGTGGGCTCCATAGCAGCAGTAAGGGCTAGGAAGACCATCTACAGCATACTTGGCCTCGTGACTCTTGCTTTAGGCGTCTCAGCAGTATTTGCGCTCCACGGCTACACCTACCTGGCAGTATTCATCCTAGCCATCTACGTCGGTGCCGGCGTGACACTCATAGCACTCGTAGTAATGGTGACAGGGTACTACCGCATACCTGTACAGCACAGCCCTGCAAAACTCCTGCTAGCATTCATAGCTGCTGCAGCTCTCCAGGCCCCAGTGCTAGTCTACGGTGCAGCTCACAACGGGCCGGAGGCAGTAATGGTTGACCTTCGCAGTGTTGCAGCGGACATGTTCAAGTGTAAGATATGCATAGTGGTGATAATCATTACCATCGCCTCGGTGCTGGTAGAGGCGATTGCTATAGCGAGGGGCGAGGCCCGCAAGTCCTCGCAGGTGGAAGGTAAACCCACCCATAGCGTCTAG
- a CDS encoding NADH-quinone oxidoreductase subunit NuoK, protein MACGLSLADVAVFLAALVASAMGIYGAITARNVIRLLVSIEIIFNSVLLEVAYIGFLSGLSVGFYSLLVTVIALTIAEIAIVIALTVLAFRKKQSLDMESMTEARG, encoded by the coding sequence GTGGCATGCGGGTTGTCGTTGGCTGACGTGGCGGTCTTTCTTGCGGCACTGGTAGCGTCTGCTATGGGTATATACGGGGCTATAACAGCGAGGAACGTTATAAGGCTACTTGTATCCATAGAGATCATATTCAACTCTGTGTTGCTCGAGGTCGCCTATATAGGGTTCCTCTCGGGTCTCAGTGTCGGGTTTTACTCTCTACTCGTCACGGTTATTGCCCTAACCATAGCCGAGATAGCCATAGTTATCGCGCTCACCGTGCTCGCGTTTAGGAAAAAGCAGAGCCTGGATATGGAGTCCATGACCGAGGCGAGGGGGTGA
- a CDS encoding complex I subunit 5 family protein encodes MASGVETVTLSAPLLWLAVAAPIAAGIVSGFAGRSISAKGHTALATVSWLVSLLLLFPALGHALAGRVVVDPFYGEVPGLGVFALFMDAVSAILALSVVLVSLIIAVYSRPYMEHRFEELGGGSWGTYFLLYQLFTAGMLGAVLASNTILFYLFLELTLIPSGLLIALYGYGDRLRVALLYLVWTHVGTLLYLLGVFISGAYDIYVPDTGYTVAAFTGLLPLALIIVGLGVKMAMAGIHFWLPYAHAEAPTPVSALLSPLFIGVGGYALFRVGVGMFQADWATLRPILFAWAVATMLYGGFLVLVQQDVKRLFAYSSISQMGYIMLGLSVANPEAEAGAILHYMSHALGKAILFGVAGVFIVALGTRNIREMGGLLGVMPYTGSIALTGFMLISGLPPTLGMWSEVLLVFGYAKWAMGLGLGLFLLTAALVAAAMSLTVVYSFQTFRLVFLGRRGPAAERGGESHASSLIAPLLALAVLGVTLFVAAGVLVDPLVDFLRVVYG; translated from the coding sequence GTGGCCAGCGGAGTGGAGACAGTTACCCTTAGCGCTCCTCTGCTCTGGCTGGCAGTGGCAGCCCCAATAGCAGCTGGCATTGTAAGCGGCTTCGCTGGCCGCAGCATCAGCGCTAAGGGCCACACAGCGCTAGCTACAGTGTCGTGGCTTGTATCGCTGCTACTCCTATTCCCAGCCCTAGGCCACGCACTCGCAGGCAGGGTTGTAGTCGACCCATTTTACGGGGAGGTGCCAGGCCTAGGTGTATTCGCCCTGTTCATGGATGCGGTGTCAGCCATACTGGCGCTGAGCGTTGTGCTGGTAAGCCTCATCATAGCAGTGTATAGTAGGCCATACATGGAGCACCGCTTTGAGGAACTCGGCGGCGGGAGCTGGGGCACCTACTTCCTACTATACCAGCTATTCACAGCCGGCATGCTGGGCGCAGTACTAGCCAGTAACACTATCCTCTTCTACCTCTTCCTAGAGCTCACCTTAATACCAAGTGGCCTCCTCATAGCGCTATACGGGTATGGGGATCGGCTGAGGGTAGCCCTCCTATACCTAGTCTGGACCCACGTCGGCACACTGCTGTACCTGCTCGGCGTATTCATCTCCGGGGCCTACGACATCTACGTGCCTGATACCGGCTACACAGTGGCAGCATTCACTGGACTACTGCCGCTAGCACTGATAATTGTTGGGCTCGGCGTAAAGATGGCTATGGCTGGCATACACTTCTGGCTCCCCTACGCCCACGCAGAAGCACCAACACCAGTCTCAGCACTACTATCCCCACTCTTCATCGGCGTTGGTGGCTATGCGTTATTCCGCGTTGGCGTAGGCATGTTCCAGGCTGACTGGGCCACGCTACGCCCCATACTGTTCGCCTGGGCGGTAGCGACAATGCTCTACGGTGGCTTCCTTGTGCTGGTACAGCAGGATGTCAAGAGGCTCTTCGCCTACAGCAGTATATCCCAGATGGGCTACATTATGCTCGGACTCTCCGTAGCAAACCCCGAGGCTGAGGCAGGAGCAATACTCCACTACATGTCCCACGCGCTGGGCAAGGCAATCCTCTTCGGCGTCGCCGGTGTCTTCATCGTGGCGCTCGGCACGAGGAATATCAGGGAGATGGGTGGCCTCCTAGGCGTGATGCCCTACACCGGCAGCATAGCCCTGACAGGCTTCATGCTCATCTCGGGGCTACCGCCAACCCTCGGTATGTGGAGCGAGGTGCTCCTAGTATTCGGCTACGCCAAGTGGGCAATGGGTCTCGGGCTAGGACTCTTCCTGCTAACAGCTGCTCTCGTGGCAGCAGCCATGTCGCTCACCGTTGTCTACAGTTTCCAGACCTTCCGCCTCGTATTCCTCGGCCGCCGTGGCCCGGCAGCCGAGCGGGGCGGGGAGAGCCACGCATCCAGCCTCATAGCCCCCTTGTTGGCCCTCGCGGTTCTCGGTGTCACCCTGTTTGTTGCTGCGGGTGTACTCGTGGATCCACTCGTAGACTTCCTAAGGGTGGTGTATGGCTAG